CCGTCGTACTCCGGCAGCATCAGGTCCAGCAGGGCCAGGCAGGGGCTGTGCTCCCTCATCAGCGCAAGCGCCTCATCCGGGTCTGCCGTCACCACCGCACGGAAGCCCGCGATAGAGAGGGCGTCCCGGACCGATCTGAGTGTCAGGGGGTCGTCGTCCACCACCAGGACCGTTCCAGCAGAAGGCCCGCTGTCCTGGGAGCGGGCGGGACTACGAGCCGGTTCTGCCTCTCGGACCACCGGCAGGGTGAAAAGGAATCGCGCCCCCAGGCCCGGCCCGTCACTCTCGGCATGGATGCGGCCCCCGTGGGTCTGCACTATCCCCTTGCAGATTGCTAGCCCCAGGCCGGTGTCGCCTGCCGCGTCGGGGTCCTCCCGGCGAGAGAACTTGCGGAACAGGCGGGGCAGGTCCTCGGCGGGTATCCCCCGCCCCTGGTCGGCCACCGAGACCTCAACGTGCGCGCCCGCGAGCGCCGCGCTCACCCGGATGACCGAGCCCTCGGGCGAGTGCCTGGAAGCGTTGGAGAGCAGGTTGCCGATGATCACCCTCTACCTGTTCGG
The nucleotide sequence above comes from Chloroflexota bacterium. Encoded proteins:
- a CDS encoding response regulator codes for the protein MIIGNLLSNASRHSPEGSVIRVSAALAGAHVEVSVADQGRGIPAEDLPRLFRKFSRREDPDAAGDTGLGLAICKGIVQTHGGRIHAESDGPGLGARFLFTLPVVREAEPARSPARSQDSGPSAGTVLVVDDDPLTLRSVRDALSIAGFRAVVTADPDEALALMREHSPCLALLDLMLPEYDGTELMGDILAVSRIPVIFLSAYGRDEVVARVLEQGATDYIVKPFSPTELVARVKAALRRFGEPEFPAPAEPFVLGDLTIDYATRRVTVSGLVAPLTPTEFDLLTALSMEAGRVVPHDRLLRRGGGPGKPGNVRALRTLLVGLRRKLGDDAVNPKYIFAEPRVGYRMPEGN